From Candidatus Eisenbacteria bacterium, the proteins below share one genomic window:
- a CDS encoding CDP-alcohol phosphatidyltransferase family protein encodes MMDGWKDRARTLFVPLAKTLARRGVQPDHLTYLGLILSLLAALLLGRGDFLSAAFVIGLAGLCDILDGDVARETGKVTPFGAFLDSTLDRLGEGALYAGLANYYYTRTRGGVLWIQSEFRAEGQWGDADGNTLAVMALATLILSFLVSYTRARAEGLGLECKVGLMERPERMLTLAAGALLGHRFMPGILGILFLLTLVTVIQRVYHVHRLTHSKSA; translated from the coding sequence ATGATGGACGGCTGGAAGGACCGCGCCCGTACACTCTTTGTTCCGCTCGCGAAGACCTTGGCGAGGCGGGGCGTCCAACCCGACCACCTGACCTATCTCGGGCTCATCCTCTCGCTCCTGGCGGCCCTCCTTCTCGGGCGCGGCGATTTCCTGAGCGCCGCTTTCGTGATCGGGCTGGCCGGGCTCTGCGACATCCTCGACGGGGACGTGGCGCGCGAGACCGGTAAGGTCACCCCGTTCGGCGCGTTCCTGGACTCGACCCTCGACCGCCTGGGCGAGGGGGCGCTTTACGCGGGCCTCGCGAACTACTACTACACACGCACGCGGGGAGGCGTCCTCTGGATCCAGAGCGAGTTCCGCGCGGAGGGACAGTGGGGCGATGCCGACGGCAACACGCTCGCGGTCATGGCCCTCGCGACCCTGATTCTCTCCTTCCTCGTCTCCTACACGCGGGCCAGGGCCGAAGGGCTCGGACTGGAGTGCAAGGTGGGCCTGATGGAGCGCCCGGAGCGGATGCTAACCCTAGCGGCCGGAGCGCTTTTGGGGCACCGATTCATGCCGGGAATCCTCGGGATTCTCTTCCTATTAACGCTCGTCACCGTCATTCAGCGCGTGTATCATGTCCATCGCTTGACTCACTCGAAGTCTGCCTGA
- the rsmI gene encoding 16S rRNA (cytidine(1402)-2'-O)-methyltransferase: MSDEPVPGTLYLVGTPIGNVEDLSPRARKILGAVDLIAAEDTRHTRALLSRFDIHRPLVSYHDHNKESRTPELVTRLREGASVAIVSDAGSPGISDPAFTLVRAAVLAEAPVVPIPGPSSALCALEVSGLPTDRFAFEGFLPRRSGRRRARIEELRGEPRTIIFFESPHRLSGAIRDLLEVLGDRPASISRELTKKFEETRRGTLASLLGWIESKPPRGEFVLVVAGRGRGGDPGPDSSDGVEEEPEDGDEEEDE, encoded by the coding sequence TTGAGCGACGAGCCGGTCCCGGGCACGCTCTACCTAGTTGGTACGCCGATCGGGAACGTGGAAGACCTCTCCCCGCGGGCGCGAAAGATCCTCGGCGCCGTCGATCTCATCGCGGCCGAAGATACGCGCCACACGCGCGCGCTTCTGTCACGCTTCGACATTCACCGGCCTCTGGTCTCTTACCACGATCACAACAAGGAGTCGCGCACGCCGGAGTTGGTCACGCGCCTTAGGGAAGGTGCCTCGGTCGCGATCGTCTCCGACGCCGGCTCCCCCGGGATCTCGGATCCGGCCTTCACGCTGGTCCGCGCTGCGGTCTTGGCGGAGGCACCCGTCGTGCCGATCCCGGGTCCCTCGAGCGCGCTCTGCGCGCTGGAGGTCTCGGGTCTTCCGACCGACCGATTCGCGTTCGAAGGGTTCCTCCCGCGGCGGAGCGGCCGGCGGCGCGCGCGCATCGAGGAGTTGCGCGGCGAGCCCCGGACCATCATCTTCTTCGAGTCCCCGCACCGGCTCTCGGGGGCGATCCGGGATCTCCTGGAGGTTCTCGGGGATCGGCCCGCTTCGATCTCGCGGGAGTTGACGAAGAAGTTCGAGGAGACGAGGCGCGGCACGCTCGCGTCCCTGCTCGGGTGGATTGAGTCGAAGCCGCCCCGCGGCGAGTTCGTGCTGGTGGTGGCAGGCCGCGGCCGGGGCGGGGACCCCGGGCCCGACAGCTCCGACGGAGTCGAGGAAGAACCGGAAGACGGGGACGAGGAGGAGGACGAATGA